Proteins from a genomic interval of Trichoderma breve strain T069 chromosome 2, whole genome shotgun sequence:
- a CDS encoding acetyltransferase (GNAT) family domain-containing protein: protein MVQVVLPALIPDIPKVYDVYFNAFQNDQMGKIMLEILFPGVIDEEFKKAHAAGTLAYWHTSGSQYTFKCVDTSTGEIIGMALGDVYLTERSEEERKNHGVPWLIGEQRERAEKILNPLWEVRERLFGSKRYIYCHVIGIDPRHQGRKAGALLVQWGLDLGERAGLPVYFESSPSTVGLYKKMGFELLDEKIIHKAEVLGTEEDIEVPLMIKMPSLAGGMSFAEWKAKGYPEFGGSDLAPKLA, encoded by the exons ATGGTTCAAGTAGTTCTCCCAGCGCTCATCCCAGACATACCCAAGGTCTACGATGTCTACTTCAACGCCTTTCAGAACGACCAAATGGGGAAGATTATGCTCGAGATCCTCTTTCCTGGAGTGATCGACGAAGAGTTCAAGAAAGCGCACGCTGCCGGAACACTGGCCTACTGGCATACCAGCGGGTCCCAATACACTTTCAAATGTGTTGATACGAGCACTGGAGAGATTATTGGCATGGCCCTCGGCGATGTCTACCTAACAGAGCGATCAGAGGAGGAGCGGAAGAACCACGGGGTACCCTGGCTCATAGGAGAGCAACGCGAGAGAGCGGAAAAGATTCTGAATCCGTTATGGGAGGTGAGGGAAAGATTATTTGGAAGCAAACGCTATATAT ATTGCCACGTTATCGGCATCGACCCGAGGCATCAAGGACGCAAGGCCGGCGCCTTGCTCGTGCAATGGGGACTGGATCTGGGTGAGAGGGCTGGCCTGCCCGTCTATTTCGAGTCATCCCCTTCAACAGTCGGCTTGTACAAGAAGATGGGCTTTGAGCTACTGGACGAAAAGATTATACATAAGGCTGAAGTCTTGGGAACGGAGGAAGACATCGAGGTCCCTCTTATGATCAAAATGCCGTCTCTTGCCGGAGGAATGAGCTTCGCAGAGTGGAAGGCCAAGGGATATCCCGAGTTTGGAGGCTCGGATCTTGCACCAAAACTGGCATAG
- a CDS encoding methyltransferase domain-containing protein — translation MSSSASFEPMPATAAATIAKYHIITPDIPGLVELEISQAEHRINLINFWQIAPGSRVLEIGCGQGTTTAVLAEAVGPTGHVDAVDPGPPEYGSPWTLVQAQEHLSAGVVGDRISWNFADPIDYLAENADKSWDYVVFAHCIWYFDSPATLTKMLGALRGRAKSLLIAEYALKATQTNALPHVLASVARATLEAHNKKSMANIRCLSSPGAISDASKENGWVLDEETIVVPEEGLLDGHWETSTVKSPKFLDEIEKKVEDVKVKALLRSARDGVIGVLDTFGLKKSWTMDVWVAKFH, via the coding sequence ATGtcttcctctgcttcctTTGAGCCCATGCCGGCAACGGCCGCGGCTACAATTGCAAAATATCACATCATCACACCAGATATCCCAGGTCTTGTAGAGCTGGAGATTAGCCAAGCCGAGCATcgcatcaacctcatcaacttctGGCAAATCGCTCCCGGCAGCCGTGTCCTCGAGATCGGATGTGGTCAAGGCACAACTACTGCAGTCTTGGCCGAAGCCGTTGGGCCCACTGGCCATGTTGATGCCGTAGACCCTGGTCCGCCAGAGTATGGATCTCCCTGGACACTTGTTCAGGCCCAAGAGCATCTCTCGGCCGGTGTCGTCGGGGACCGCATCTCGTGGAACTTTGCCGATCCGATCGACTATCTTGCTGAGAATGCCGACAAGTCGTGGGATTACGTTGTCTTTGCCCACTGCATTTGGTACTTTGATTCGCCTGCCACGCTCACCAAGATGCTGGGCGCCTTGAGGGGACGAGCCAAGTCTCTTCTCATTGCGGAATATGCCCTCAAGGCGACGCAGACGAATGCCCTGCCGCATGTCCTTGCTTCGGTGGCCCGAGCCACTCTCGAGGCAcacaacaaaaaaagcatggCTAACATCCGCTGTCTCTCCAGCCCCGGCGCCATCAGTGATGCTTCAAAGGAGAATGGCTGggttcttgatgaagagaccaTAGTGGTGCCGGAGGAGGGACTCTTGGATGGCCATTGGGAGACGAGCACTGTCAAGAGTCCCAAATTTTTGGATGAAATTGAGAAGAAGGTTGAGGATGTAAAAGTCAAGGCGCTTTTGCGATCTGCTAGAGATGGCGTTATTGGAGTTTTGGACACTTTTGGATTGAAGAAGTCGTGGACTATGGATGTTTGGGTTGCCAAGTTCCACTGA
- a CDS encoding pyridine nucleotide-disulfide oxidoreductase domain-containing protein: MLEKARLYTKIVGYTLYVIWAELRLALGAAIVRRQASWFGSLGAEERTRNIVIVGASFAGYRVAQIVAKALPPRSPYRVVVIEPNSHEHKAFIPYGGNLKGAIEGSYRWVKDKAADIDRTAVRLQDSGEVIPYEFLVIATGAGVKDGLPSRVNATDKLEGMKLLQGMQKGVESANTVVVVGGGAAGVEVATDAKALYPEKHIILVHSRPAVMHRFGKGLQKAAREGLERLGVELILEDRVVDEDASSKVVTLKSGRKISYDFYMNCAGQRPLSDVIANLSPNSISSTGHIKVKPTLQIDDGSLPNVYTCGDVADTKTPNPNSRSGTRQATVVAENILLAVAGKKPRHIYKNEWVDGIIKLTLGLDRSVTHLGDGISELLFPSKETDEALMSAMCWSRMGEKPFEDKYMDDHAAEVVADSSKV, encoded by the exons atgctggagaaggCCAGATTATATACAAAGATTGTGGGTTATACCCTCTACGTTATCTGGGCGGAGCTACGACTTGCTCTCGGAGCCGCCATTGTGCGACGACAAGCTTCCTGGTTTGGATCTTTAGGAGCGGAGGAAAGGACTCGCAACATCGTTATTGTTGGAGCTTCTTTTGCCGGTTACCGTGTAGCTCAAATCGTTGCGAAAGCCTTGCCTCCACGAAGCCCTTATcgagtcgtcgtcatcgaGCCGAACA GCCATGAACATAAAGCTTTCATTCCTTATGGGGGAAATCTAAAAGGGGCCATAGAGGGCTCATACCGCTGGGTGAAGGACAAAGCCGCCGACATTGATCGCACAGCTGTTAGGCTGCAGGATAGCGGCGAGGTAATCCCATACGAGTTCCTCGTCATTGCTACGGGAGCCGGAGTCAAAGATGGCCTTCCATCGCGAGTTAATGCTACAGACAAGCTTGAGGGTATGAAGCTTCTACAAGGGATGCAAAAGGGAGTCGAATCTGCCAacaccgtcgtcgtcgttggagGAGGCGCCGCTGGAGTCGAAGTCGCCACAGATGCCAAGGCCCTCTATCCAGAGAAGCACATCATCTTGGTCCACTCAAGACCGGCAGTGATGCATCGTTTTGGCAAAGGCCTCCAAAAAGCTGCGCGAGAGGGCCTTGAAAGACTAGGCGTGGAGCTTATTCTCGAAGACCGCGttgtggatgaagatgcgTCTTCGAAGGTAGTGACCCTGAAATCTGGCCGAAAGATTTCATACGATTTCTAT ATGAACTGTGCCGGGCAAAGGCCACTCTCCGACGTAATTGCCAACCTTTCTCCCAACTCGATCTCATCCACGGGACATATCAAAGTCAAGCCGACCCTCCAAATAGACGACGGTTCTCTGCCGAATGTCTACACATGCGGCGACGTTGCCGATACCAAGACTCCAAACCCAAACTCTCGATCAGGGACACGCCAAGCAACTGTTGTGGCGGAAAATATTCTCCTTGCAGTTGCAGGCAAAAAGCCTCGCCACATCTACAAGAACGAATGGGTAGATGGCATAATTAAGCTGACTCTGGGACTG GATCGATCAGTTACGCACCTTGGAGATGGAATATCTGAGCTACTCTTTCCTTCAAAGGAAACAGACGAGGCTCTCATGTCTGCCATGTGCTGGTCGCGCATGGGAGAGAAACCATTTGAAGACAAATACATGGATGATCACGCAGCTGAGGTGGTGGCAGATTCCAGCAAAGTATGA